In Patulibacter sp. SYSU D01012, the genomic stretch GCCGGTGCGCACGCGGCCGACGAGGTCCTTCACCGGCTTCTGGCGGTGCGAGGTGCCCATGAGGGCCGCGCCGCGCTCGGCCAGTGCCTGGATCTGGGCCGGCCGGACCTTCGACGGGCCGGCGCCGAAGCGGCCGTCGACCGGCTTCAGCTCGTCCGGGATGGCGATCGGCGCGTCGGCCGCGGGGTTCGTGCTGGGTCCGGTCATGCTGCTCCTCGGTTCGTTCGGGAGGGTGGTCGGTGCCCAGGCGCGCGGCGGTCTCCGCCGTCGCTCCCCGGTGGTCGGTTCCACCTGCTCCAGCGCCAGTCGCGACGGCCCGGCGAGTCTACCGCAGGCGTCCGGCGCCGCCGTGTGACGACGCGCGTGCGCCGGCCGGCGCGAGGGCGTCGGCGGGGCGCACCGGGCTGAGCGTCCGGGCCGGCGGCGACACCGTTCCGCCACGGGGTCGCGACGACTCCGACGCGGCGTCGCGCTAGCGTCGAGGGGGTGAGCGATCCGATCCTCGTCGGCATCACCACCGCGGAGCTCTTCACGCCGGAGCAGACGATCCCGGCGCCGGAGTCCGAGCCGCCGCAGCGCAAGCTGTCGCTCGGCATGGACTACGTCGCGGCCGTCACCGCGGCGGGCGGCATCCCGGTCGTCCTCCCGCCGCTGAGCCCCGGCGGCGGCGCGCTGCTCGAGCGCCTGGACGCGCTCGTCCTGTCGGGCGGTCCCGACATCGACCCGGGGCTGTACGGCGAGCACCCGCACCCCCACCTGGGGCCCGTCGAGAAGGACGCGGACCCGCGCGAGCGCGACGTGCTGCGCGCCGCCGAGGAGCGCGGGATGCCGATCCTCGCGATCTGCCGCGGGATGCAGCTCGTCAACGTCTCCCGCGGCGG encodes the following:
- a CDS encoding gamma-glutamyl-gamma-aminobutyrate hydrolase family protein, whose amino-acid sequence is MSDPILVGITTAELFTPEQTIPAPESEPPQRKLSLGMDYVAAVTAAGGIPVVLPPLSPGGGALLERLDALVLSGGPDIDPGLYGEHPHPHLGPVEKDADPRERDVLRAAEERGMPILAICRGMQLVNVSRGGTLWQDLPTEQPSDLEHRQTAPGTRTTHDVEVLPGTLTAQLTGVAEHGPALPVNTFHHQAVRDLGAGLRVTARASDGVVEGIEATDHPFLVGVQWHAESLVADPRHAGLFAGLVAAARAGRPVASAAV